The sequence ATCCAGAAGGTTGACAGCGTTTGGGTTACCAAGAAAAAGCAGATGCTGGCTGGCAGACATAACTACAGCTATCAGCTGCGCGAGTTTTTTGCCAATCAGCGCAACCTGCCCAACCGTACTTGTGTGGTAGTGGCCAACGTTGACCGCAAGAAGGTTGAGAAGAAGTACACCAAGATGAAGAACAAATATCTGGTTAAGAGCAAGAAACCCTACGATGTGCGCAACGTAGCCGAAACGGACTTTAAGTTCACCGCCGTAGATATGAGTAACGATTAAATAAAAAAGCCCTCGCAAATTTGCGGGGGCCTTTTTGTTATCGGGGATTATTGATTTCAAACACCTTCATGCGTTCCTCGAGTTGCGCGTATTGGTGATCCTCGATAAACGAGGTACATACTCGCAAGCCTTCCTGTTCGGAACCACAGGTAATCAAGCAGATGGCCGAAACTCCGTAGTACATCAGTTCCTTAGCCAACTGGCCAGATGTCATGCCGGGATAACCAATGGTAAAGTAGAATCCGTCGGCAATGGGTTCGTCCAAATCCTTATCGTAGACCACATAGAAATTGTGGCGACAGAAGATTTCCTTCAGTTTCTTGGCACGCTCGCCATATACGCTAATCTCCTTGCGGAAATCGTACTTACCCTCGTAAGCGGCCTTGAGCATAGCGGCCATTGCATATTGGGCGCTATGACTGGTACCCGAACTCAACGCATACAGCATACGGGTTGAGAATACAGGACCGAAGGGCAGGCCCTGATAACGGGCAGCCAGATCGGGAAAATGGCGATGGAACAGCTTATCGCTGATGCAAACCACACCAATACGCTCGCCAGCATAGCTGAATGCCTTTGAACCTGAGATGAGCAGCATATAATTATCGGTATAACGGGCTACTGTGGCCTGATAAGGGGCCTCGAAGGGTTTCGAGAGATCCTTACGGAAGTCCATAGCAAAGTAAGCCAGATCCTCCATCACGATGGCATCGTATTTGGTGGCCAGCTCGCCGATAATCTGCAACTCCTCTTCGCGCAAACAAATCCACGAGGGGTTGTTGGGGTTTGAATATACGATAGCGCAGATGTTACCATTGCTCATGTAGCTCTCGAGCTTGCCACGCAGCTTGTCGCCACGATAGTTATACACGTCGAAAGTCTCGTACTTCACGCCCATTACCTGCAGCTGCATCTTCTGTACTGGGAATCCTGGGTCGATAAACAGCACGGTATCCTTCTGTTTGTCGCACTGCGAGCAGGTGAGGAACGAGGCGAAAGTGCCCTGCATCGAACCTGTTACAGGTACGCAGCCTTCGGGTTTGATATCTACGCCGATAAAGGCTTTTACAAACTGCGAAGCAGCCTCCTTGAGTACGGGCGCACCCTGGATGTCGGGATACGAATGGGCAATGCCACCTTCGAGGGCTTTTATCTGGGCATCAACGCCTACCTGAGCGGCGGGCAAACCAGGAATACCCATCTCCATCTTGATGAACTCTACCCCACTCGCTTTCTCGGCCTTAGCAGCTACCTGCTTCACCTCGCGGATGGTAGCCTTGGCAAAATCCTCAATGCCAAGCTCCGCTACCAGCGAGTCAACTATTTCTCTTTTAATCGGAGTTTCCATAAAAATTATTTTTTGGCACGGATTAACACGGCTCTTTTTCAAAGAGACACTGCTGTTTTTATCGCAGTAAATCCGTGTCTTTT is a genomic window of Xylanibacter ruminicola 23 containing:
- a CDS encoding pyridoxal phosphate-dependent aminotransferase; amino-acid sequence: METPIKREIVDSLVAELGIEDFAKATIREVKQVAAKAEKASGVEFIKMEMGIPGLPAAQVGVDAQIKALEGGIAHSYPDIQGAPVLKEAASQFVKAFIGVDIKPEGCVPVTGSMQGTFASFLTCSQCDKQKDTVLFIDPGFPVQKMQLQVMGVKYETFDVYNYRGDKLRGKLESYMSNGNICAIVYSNPNNPSWICLREEELQIIGELATKYDAIVMEDLAYFAMDFRKDLSKPFEAPYQATVARYTDNYMLLISGSKAFSYAGERIGVVCISDKLFHRHFPDLAARYQGLPFGPVFSTRMLYALSSGTSHSAQYAMAAMLKAAYEGKYDFRKEISVYGERAKKLKEIFCRHNFYVVYDKDLDEPIADGFYFTIGYPGMTSGQLAKELMYYGVSAICLITCGSEQEGLRVCTSFIEDHQYAQLEERMKVFEINNPR